Proteins encoded in a region of the Stieleria neptunia genome:
- a CDS encoding DUF4347 domain-containing protein, with product MLERRLLFSATPIAPPQVDDVSPDAVSDETTRVDPSLSDAASTGAATGNPSADTDQDGQGSGRLELVFVDAGVQDYQQLIDDLRAGNEHADLEIYLLDATRDGVLQIGEILDGYTDVDAIHVLSHGNDGKLRLGDSVLDEGSLAGYAGELATWGASLSDEADVLLYGCELAETAAGQTMIEGLAALTGADVAASIDDTGSGSLGGDWELEFATGRIESNPILAESYDATWSGLLATPEISTTDETLVNSPATGNQSILKAQQAVAVDGLGNSIVTWIDYSADLNGTAVMAQRFDATGAKLGGQFQVNVNTVGDQTLPVVTADASGRFAIAYVSADADGTGIYVRRYDASGAAIDAADILVNAGSQAGNQTNVSIASNSANQIVLSWESSGATEGIFARNFDYTSTPAGNALSTTLLTVDTDSPAENAVIDINEGGRFVVLWKDGSAAYARKYDFGSATALNSKLDVNYPGAIDRQLAIAVKPNNDYIVVYREDTFVAQGIWTRTVQDDGTLIFPERIISASSAEAPSIAMDAAGNYVISFLQLDGSGLGVKSVAFNAAETQIGSVTSVSQSTSGSQINASVAMHDLDNFVVVWSGQGDQTGQVDSAGVFARQYGTAVVGNTAPVADLSAGAPYTISEGGSLSLNGSNSSDANGDTLTFAWDLDNDGNFGETDEPTTATASVDWATLSSFGIDDDGTYTIGLQVDDGNGGVTTQTTTITVNNTAPSLIVSGNASVAQGATYTLNLSANDPGDDTLAEWRVDWGDGTITTHAGTATSVNHTYNVAGLTRNILVSATDEDGKWLTGDLFLANATGTPVHRYDALTGAFELSTGVFNQLKYAEEILIGPDGQLYVSAFNSDKVQRFDPVTGVLDGDFVAARSGGLDGASGMAFGPDGNLYVGSFSSDEVLRYDGTTGAFIDAFVTAGSGGLDGTRKIFFGDDGYLYVASAQSNSVLRFNGTTGAYVDDFVSAGSGGLDTPTSFAFGADGNFYVASFLTDEVLRYNGTTGAFLDTFVTAGLGGLNEPFGITFGADDYVYVTDHWNQRIVRYDTSGNFVDSYITGLFDPKGMTFTPTHQVTVTSTPNTIPLATNLNQSKNYTEGDAGVALDDIVVTDPDGGQTITATLTLNLPATGALTTGTFGASTSTYNGGSGVWTVTGGVTDVNAALAAVAFTPATDNDIDSQITVRVRDSLGDGPVDGLIQLNVTPQNDPTFIDLDSDNSSGAFGTAFNAAFVEGGGPVRIADAADAVITDIDNTTLTSLTVTITNLADGTDESLTAVTSGTSIVASYAGGTLTLSGTDSIANYQQVLRTIRYNNVSATPTTTPRSLSVQVYDGTGVTSIVTTVSVAAVNNAPSLDLDGDDSSGATGTAFNANFIEGGGAVLVADAADATLADLDSPNLSSLTATITNALDGAAETLSADTSGTSITASFAGGTLTLSGVDSVANYQQVLRTIRYNNTSLAPDPTTRTISFVANDGSADGNVANANIAVTSVNSAPTIIVPGTQSPTEDIPWQINGISFNDVDIGAATMQFSFDVSRGNLILDVTIAGGVTAANVSGNGGSSVKVNASLAQMNATLAATNGLTYVSDPNVSGADTLVIAANDSVASTLANVSINVLPVNDAPVAVADFYTMDPDSTLSVGPAGILANDVDVDGNALTVVPVSGPSSGTLTLGTDGSFQFTPLASFSGTVTFSYAVTDGIATSAPVTVVIKVSLPISPADLQSVRSDPEPEAPPAEPVVDDAEEAETEDKSEEPLTDISAADSGADVPLVFTPRGVVQTGEDAMLTLSVMPQRAAMQIDAVAQDDEVRTSSDGESGRVSRRHRKESSGGRVAVGEIARFDSKLLWSDMEDLEHELKQGDSTPYIFAGSFAGVSSALSVGYVMWTVRGGLLATSLLAHLPAWSFVDPLLVLNEMDDDDDEDDDSLEEMLDKNESGKSGTQTDGHESSIGAADPPLASLDPPCQGG from the coding sequence GTGTTGGAACGGCGTCTGTTGTTCAGCGCCACCCCGATCGCACCCCCGCAGGTCGACGACGTCTCACCGGACGCTGTATCGGACGAAACGACACGGGTCGATCCGAGTCTCTCGGACGCGGCATCGACTGGCGCTGCGACTGGCAATCCGAGTGCTGACACGGACCAAGACGGACAGGGAAGCGGGCGGCTGGAGTTGGTGTTCGTCGACGCGGGCGTCCAAGACTATCAACAATTGATCGATGATCTGCGGGCCGGAAACGAGCACGCCGATTTGGAGATCTATTTGCTCGACGCGACGCGTGACGGCGTCCTTCAAATCGGCGAGATCCTGGACGGCTACACGGATGTCGACGCGATTCATGTGCTTTCGCATGGCAACGACGGTAAACTTCGCCTCGGCGACAGCGTGTTGGACGAGGGCAGTCTGGCCGGATACGCGGGCGAATTGGCGACTTGGGGAGCCTCGCTGAGCGATGAAGCGGACGTGTTGTTGTATGGCTGTGAGTTAGCCGAAACGGCCGCCGGACAGACGATGATCGAGGGGCTTGCCGCACTGACCGGTGCGGACGTCGCCGCGTCGATCGATGACACCGGCAGCGGATCGCTCGGCGGGGACTGGGAATTGGAATTTGCGACGGGACGGATTGAATCCAATCCGATCCTTGCCGAATCCTACGATGCGACGTGGAGTGGACTGCTCGCGACTCCGGAAATCTCGACCACAGACGAAACACTCGTCAATTCGCCAGCGACGGGGAATCAATCGATCCTAAAAGCCCAGCAGGCGGTGGCGGTCGATGGGCTCGGCAACAGCATCGTCACCTGGATCGACTACAGTGCCGATCTGAACGGAACCGCGGTGATGGCGCAGCGTTTTGATGCCACGGGGGCAAAGCTGGGAGGGCAATTCCAGGTCAACGTCAACACCGTCGGTGATCAGACCTTGCCGGTGGTCACCGCCGATGCCAGCGGCCGATTCGCGATCGCCTACGTTTCAGCCGATGCCGATGGGACCGGCATCTACGTCCGTCGGTACGATGCCAGCGGAGCAGCGATCGATGCCGCGGACATTCTGGTCAACGCGGGTTCGCAGGCGGGAAACCAAACCAACGTTTCCATTGCCAGTAACAGCGCCAACCAAATCGTGCTGTCGTGGGAAAGTAGCGGCGCGACCGAGGGAATCTTCGCCCGCAATTTTGACTACACGTCCACGCCGGCCGGGAATGCTTTGTCGACGACACTGCTGACCGTCGATACCGACTCTCCGGCGGAGAACGCCGTGATCGACATCAACGAGGGCGGACGATTCGTGGTGCTCTGGAAGGACGGTTCGGCCGCGTACGCGCGGAAATACGATTTCGGATCCGCGACGGCGTTGAATTCGAAACTCGACGTCAACTACCCCGGAGCGATCGACCGACAGCTCGCGATCGCGGTCAAACCGAACAACGATTACATCGTGGTCTACCGAGAGGACACCTTCGTTGCCCAAGGAATTTGGACGCGAACGGTCCAGGATGATGGAACGCTGATCTTTCCGGAACGCATCATTTCGGCCAGTTCGGCAGAAGCCCCCTCGATCGCGATGGATGCAGCGGGCAATTACGTGATCAGTTTCTTGCAGTTGGACGGTAGCGGATTGGGGGTGAAATCCGTTGCCTTCAACGCGGCCGAGACGCAGATCGGCAGCGTCACCAGCGTGAGTCAATCGACGTCCGGATCACAGATCAACGCGTCGGTTGCGATGCACGACCTGGACAATTTTGTGGTGGTCTGGAGCGGCCAGGGTGACCAAACCGGGCAAGTGGACTCGGCTGGCGTCTTCGCCAGGCAGTACGGAACGGCCGTTGTCGGCAACACCGCTCCCGTGGCGGATCTGTCCGCCGGCGCCCCCTACACGATCAGCGAAGGCGGCTCGCTTTCGCTCAACGGTTCCAACTCCTCCGATGCGAACGGCGACACGCTGACGTTTGCCTGGGATTTGGACAACGACGGAAACTTTGGCGAAACCGACGAACCGACGACCGCGACGGCGAGCGTCGATTGGGCGACGCTGTCCAGTTTCGGGATCGACGATGACGGGACCTACACGATCGGATTGCAAGTCGACGACGGAAACGGCGGTGTCACGACCCAGACCACAACCATCACGGTCAACAACACCGCCCCGTCGCTGATCGTCTCCGGCAACGCTTCGGTCGCCCAGGGCGCCACCTACACGCTGAATCTCTCCGCCAACGACCCTGGCGATGACACCCTCGCCGAATGGCGGGTCGATTGGGGCGACGGAACGATCACCACGCACGCGGGAACCGCCACCAGCGTCAATCACACGTACAACGTTGCCGGGCTGACGCGTAACATCCTCGTCTCGGCAACCGACGAAGACGGCAAGTGGCTGACCGGGGATCTGTTCCTGGCCAATGCGACCGGGACACCGGTCCACCGCTACGACGCCTTGACCGGCGCATTTGAACTATCGACCGGTGTGTTCAATCAATTGAAGTATGCCGAAGAGATCCTCATCGGTCCGGATGGGCAACTCTATGTGTCCGCATTCAACAGCGACAAGGTCCAGCGATTCGATCCGGTCACCGGCGTCTTAGATGGAGATTTCGTCGCGGCGCGTAGTGGGGGACTAGACGGTGCGAGCGGGATGGCGTTCGGACCAGACGGTAACCTCTACGTCGGCAGCTTTTCAAGTGATGAGGTGTTGCGGTACGACGGAACGACCGGCGCCTTTATCGATGCCTTTGTGACCGCGGGATCCGGCGGGCTCGATGGAACTCGCAAAATCTTCTTCGGCGATGATGGCTACTTGTACGTTGCGAGTGCACAATCCAATAGCGTTTTGCGTTTCAACGGTACCACCGGAGCCTATGTCGATGATTTCGTCTCGGCCGGTTCGGGTGGTCTGGACACGCCGACATCGTTTGCCTTCGGTGCCGACGGGAATTTTTATGTCGCTTCGTTTCTTACCGATGAAGTCTTGCGTTACAACGGCACGACCGGAGCGTTTCTCGATACCTTTGTTACCGCGGGACTCGGCGGGTTAAACGAACCCTTCGGAATCACGTTCGGGGCGGACGACTACGTTTACGTCACCGACCATTGGAATCAGCGGATCGTGCGCTACGACACGTCGGGGAATTTCGTGGACTCTTACATCACGGGGCTGTTCGATCCGAAGGGAATGACATTCACGCCGACACATCAAGTGACCGTCACCTCGACACCGAATACGATTCCGCTGGCCACCAATCTGAACCAATCGAAGAACTACACCGAAGGCGACGCCGGTGTCGCCCTGGACGACATCGTGGTGACGGATCCCGACGGCGGCCAGACGATCACCGCAACGTTGACCTTGAACTTGCCAGCGACCGGGGCATTGACCACCGGAACGTTCGGGGCGTCGACCAGCACGTACAACGGCGGCAGCGGAGTGTGGACGGTCACCGGCGGTGTCACAGATGTGAACGCCGCCCTGGCTGCGGTCGCCTTCACACCGGCGACCGACAACGACATCGATTCGCAAATCACCGTCCGCGTCCGAGACTCCCTGGGCGACGGCCCCGTCGACGGGTTGATTCAGCTGAACGTCACGCCCCAGAACGATCCGACCTTCATCGATCTGGACAGTGACAACTCGAGCGGGGCGTTCGGGACCGCTTTTAATGCCGCATTTGTCGAAGGCGGAGGACCGGTTCGGATCGCGGATGCGGCCGATGCGGTGATCACGGACATCGACAACACGACATTGACTTCGCTGACGGTCACGATCACCAACCTGGCCGACGGAACCGATGAATCCTTGACGGCGGTTACCAGTGGGACAAGCATCGTCGCAAGTTATGCCGGCGGCACGCTGACGCTTTCAGGCACCGATAGCATCGCAAACTACCAGCAAGTCCTCCGCACGATCCGCTACAACAACGTCTCGGCGACACCCACGACGACGCCCCGGTCACTGAGTGTCCAGGTTTATGACGGAACCGGCGTGACGTCGATCGTGACCACGGTCAGCGTCGCTGCCGTGAACAACGCTCCAAGCCTTGACCTGGACGGAGATGATTCCAGTGGAGCGACAGGGACGGCATTCAACGCCAACTTCATCGAGGGCGGTGGTGCCGTGTTGGTTGCTGATGCGGCCGATGCGACATTGGCCGACCTGGATTCGCCGAACTTGTCGTCCTTGACCGCAACGATCACGAACGCGCTTGATGGGGCGGCGGAAACACTCTCGGCCGACACCAGCGGCACCAGCATTACCGCGTCCTTTGCGGGCGGAACGCTGACGCTCAGCGGTGTCGACTCCGTCGCCAACTACCAGCAGGTGTTGCGGACCATTCGCTACAACAATACGTCGTTGGCACCCGATCCGACGACGCGGACGATCAGCTTTGTCGCCAATGATGGATCCGCCGACGGCAACGTCGCCAATGCGAACATCGCGGTGACGTCCGTCAACAGTGCGCCGACAATCATTGTTCCCGGCACCCAATCGCCAACTGAAGACATTCCCTGGCAGATCAACGGCATCAGCTTCAATGATGTCGATATCGGAGCTGCGACCATGCAGTTCTCCTTCGACGTCAGCCGTGGCAACCTGATACTGGACGTCACGATTGCCGGTGGGGTGACGGCGGCAAACGTCTCCGGCAACGGCGGCTCCTCCGTCAAAGTCAACGCGTCACTCGCCCAAATGAACGCTACGCTTGCGGCCACCAACGGGCTGACTTACGTGAGTGATCCGAATGTCAGTGGAGCGGATACGCTGGTCATTGCGGCGAACGATTCGGTGGCTTCGACCCTTGCCAACGTCAGCATCAACGTGCTGCCGGTCAACGATGCACCGGTCGCGGTCGCGGATTTCTATACCATGGATCCCGACAGCACGTTGAGCGTCGGACCCGCTGGGATCCTGGCCAACGACGTTGACGTCGACGGCAACGCTCTCACGGTGGTTCCGGTGAGCGGACCCTCGTCGGGAACCCTGACGCTGGGCACGGACGGTTCCTTTCAATTCACGCCGCTGGCATCCTTTTCTGGGACGGTCACGTTTTCGTACGCCGTGACCGATGGCATCGCCACGAGTGCTCCGGTAACCGTCGTCATCAAAGTTTCCTTGCCGATCAGTCCGGCGGACCTCCAAAGCGTTCGATCTGATCCCGAGCCCGAAGCACCGCCCGCAGAACCGGTGGTCGACGACGCTGAAGAAGCCGAAACGGAGGACAAATCTGAAGAGCCGTTGACAGACATCTCGGCTGCTGATTCGGGGGCCGACGTGCCGTTAGTGTTCACGCCGCGGGGTGTCGTGCAAACCGGCGAGGATGCGATGTTGACCCTCAGCGTGATGCCTCAGCGAGCGGCGATGCAGATCGACGCGGTTGCTCAAGATGATGAGGTTCGCACTTCATCGGATGGCGAAAGCGGTCGTGTCTCAAGACGGCATCGCAAGGAGTCGTCGGGCGGACGAGTTGCCGTAGGTGAGATCGCAAGGTTCGACAGTAAACTGCTGTGGAGCGACATGGAAGACCTGGAGCATGAACTCAAGCAAGGCGACAGCAC
- a CDS encoding TolC family protein, whose translation MDPTARKCYLAIATCCWVVGSVFAQADDLPSWLTAPPSQTEHPRDPATELTEVFAEPVVVDTARHGVRVAQNSAPPSTAAATAPPPLTVGALPDEWLNETSISTSDSNVPLSPESVRQFLKSQADGSPIADDFRPWWETTATAPFELSPSSIVVDGDSLILETLRHSYRISALNENICIARTGITRAAADFDPTAFVESKFIRTSVPTGSELDAGNNVDRLREEDFSFSGGLRQRLQTGAEFEIGQQIGLRDSSSQFFTPNNQGNSRLTLSFNQPLLNGAGRAFNRSLIVLAKLDTQIANEAATTAIQDHLLSVQESMWNLYYQRASLLLRIRHLNQAKSIHDWLENRQGLDALQSQLKRAEAAIATRQSELARAVTSIRNAEDQLRMLVNSPGLTSDKTAEIIPARPPSLTLVPVSLEDAVVTALQQRSEMNEVARELDTARVRLNAARNELLPMLDLVLETYFSGLRGSQDIGRAWTDQFSVGEPSYTAGLRFEVPLQRRAAKANVMRRQAELRKLASRLSETIAKLHAEVAAAVREVETSHRELGARYVAMVSAQEYVELISNRWRELPGDGYSANSLLEDLLDAQDRLLLEEVGFARAQIDYTLSTSRLKRATGTLLQIEPIGSGPDAAESMPR comes from the coding sequence ATGGATCCAACCGCTCGCAAATGCTACCTCGCGATCGCGACCTGCTGCTGGGTCGTCGGATCGGTCTTTGCGCAAGCGGACGATTTGCCTTCTTGGCTCACTGCGCCACCCTCACAGACGGAACACCCCCGAGATCCCGCAACGGAATTGACAGAGGTTTTCGCCGAACCGGTCGTCGTCGACACGGCCCGCCACGGCGTCCGGGTGGCCCAAAACTCCGCCCCACCGTCGACCGCAGCGGCGACGGCCCCGCCCCCCTTGACGGTCGGCGCGTTGCCGGACGAATGGCTGAACGAAACGTCGATCTCCACGTCCGACTCCAATGTCCCCCTTTCGCCCGAGTCGGTACGGCAGTTTTTGAAGTCTCAGGCCGACGGCTCGCCGATCGCGGACGACTTTCGACCGTGGTGGGAAACCACCGCGACGGCGCCCTTCGAATTGTCGCCGTCCTCCATCGTCGTCGATGGAGACAGTCTGATCCTGGAAACCCTGCGACACAGCTATCGCATCTCGGCGCTGAATGAAAACATCTGCATCGCACGCACCGGGATCACGCGTGCGGCCGCCGATTTCGATCCGACCGCCTTTGTCGAATCAAAATTCATTCGCACCAGCGTCCCGACCGGGAGCGAGCTTGATGCCGGCAATAATGTCGACCGCTTGAGAGAAGAAGATTTTTCGTTTTCCGGCGGCCTGCGGCAGCGACTTCAAACCGGAGCCGAGTTCGAGATCGGACAACAGATCGGCCTGCGCGACAGCAGTTCACAGTTTTTCACGCCGAACAATCAAGGCAATTCTCGGCTGACGCTCAGCTTCAATCAACCGCTGCTCAACGGCGCCGGCCGGGCATTCAATCGAAGCCTGATCGTGTTGGCAAAGCTGGACACCCAAATCGCAAACGAAGCCGCCACCACGGCGATCCAAGATCACTTGCTTTCCGTCCAGGAATCGATGTGGAATCTGTATTACCAGCGCGCGTCGCTGCTGTTGCGGATCCGTCACCTCAATCAAGCCAAATCGATTCATGATTGGCTGGAAAACCGACAGGGCTTGGATGCGTTGCAAAGCCAACTGAAACGCGCCGAAGCGGCCATCGCGACGCGTCAATCCGAGCTTGCCCGGGCAGTGACGTCGATTCGAAACGCGGAAGACCAGCTCCGCATGCTCGTCAACTCCCCCGGACTGACCAGCGACAAAACGGCGGAGATCATCCCCGCCCGGCCCCCCTCGCTGACCCTGGTCCCCGTCTCATTGGAAGACGCCGTCGTCACGGCGCTGCAACAGCGGAGTGAAATGAATGAAGTGGCGCGTGAATTGGACACCGCGCGGGTTCGTTTGAACGCCGCCCGAAACGAACTGCTGCCCATGTTGGACTTGGTGTTGGAAACCTATTTCAGCGGGTTGCGGGGCAGCCAAGACATCGGCCGCGCCTGGACCGACCAGTTCAGCGTCGGCGAACCGAGCTACACCGCCGGGCTGCGGTTTGAAGTGCCGTTGCAGCGACGGGCGGCCAAGGCAAACGTGATGCGTCGACAAGCCGAGCTGCGGAAACTCGCCAGCCGCTTGAGTGAAACGATCGCCAAACTGCACGCCGAGGTCGCCGCGGCCGTGCGTGAAGTCGAAACCAGCCACCGGGAACTCGGGGCACGCTACGTGGCGATGGTTTCCGCACAGGAATATGTCGAACTGATCTCCAATCGATGGCGTGAACTGCCCGGAGACGGTTATTCGGCCAACTCCCTGTTGGAGGACTTGCTCGATGCCCAAGATCGCTTGTTGCTGGAGGAAGTCGGGTTCGCCAGGGCGCAGATTGACTACACGCTCAGCACGTCACGGCTCAAACGGGCGACCGGCACGCTGTTGCAGATCGAGCCGATCGGGTCGGGGCCCGATGCGGCTGAATCGATGCCGCGCTGA
- a CDS encoding efflux RND transporter periplasmic adaptor subunit, with protein MKLCHQPSDLRIRPLPSVLIAVLALSCRVSLATEVQGYTEPIRTIEVASDETGTVAEVLVRQGQKVEQDQPLLRLNSQVHLAQLEVAKQQMNAEGRLDAARAEVELTSQRLKTLESLRQSGHARRAELQRAAKEFQVAQANLRSVVEEMETRRLEHQRLLTQMERRVIHAPVSGIVTELHKEPGEFVAPNKPDVVTLVQLDTLLANFSLLGPQAEQLTTGQAIQLQFGESGQSISGVVHFISPVTDAESGTVLVKIAISNPDGTLRSGARCTIRLKD; from the coding sequence ATGAAACTCTGTCACCAACCCTCTGACCTGCGAATCCGCCCACTCCCATCCGTCCTGATCGCGGTCCTCGCCCTGTCCTGTCGGGTTTCCCTCGCCACCGAAGTCCAGGGATACACCGAGCCGATCCGGACGATCGAAGTGGCATCGGATGAAACAGGGACGGTCGCCGAAGTGTTGGTCCGACAAGGCCAAAAAGTCGAGCAAGACCAGCCGCTGCTGCGGCTCAACAGCCAAGTCCACTTGGCCCAGTTGGAGGTCGCCAAACAACAGATGAATGCCGAAGGGCGTCTCGATGCCGCGCGGGCGGAAGTCGAATTGACCTCCCAACGATTGAAAACACTCGAATCACTGCGCCAGTCGGGACACGCCCGCCGAGCCGAACTCCAACGCGCGGCCAAAGAATTCCAAGTCGCCCAAGCCAATCTACGCAGCGTCGTCGAAGAAATGGAAACGCGTCGATTGGAACACCAACGATTGCTCACGCAAATGGAGCGACGCGTGATCCATGCCCCCGTCAGCGGAATCGTCACGGAGCTTCATAAAGAACCCGGTGAGTTCGTCGCGCCCAATAAACCCGACGTCGTCACGCTCGTCCAGCTGGACACGCTGCTGGCCAATTTCTCACTTCTCGGCCCCCAAGCCGAGCAGCTGACCACCGGCCAAGCCATCCAACTTCAATTCGGTGAATCCGGTCAATCGATCTCCGGCGTGGTCCACTTCATCTCGCCGGTGACCGATGCCGAAAGCGGTACCGTCCTGGTCAAAATCGCAATCAGCAATCCGGACGGAACCCTACGTAGCGGTGCCCGCTGCACGATCCGATTAAAGGATTGA
- a CDS encoding efflux RND transporter periplasmic adaptor subunit, which translates to MSTEIPNGGSCPTAPILVGAVTRQTAPQPAVAVGDVNTHRDAVDPPVASPFHSANTLQDAHLVLLECLDKLSGILAAVHFAPNAPDESTRLQPLRVDPSDRTAQSQRTQLTSVCQQSAQSGQIHSRRQLDPERVILAVPMASGRQPSEALGLIAALPADLHGFTRSVETLARQFALWTLQHRLDQQSAVASDAAATVELLTRALDSKNRNEACQVIVTELADHWKLRRAAIGVARSAAGSCRLVALSDSTRIDTTTAQTRAIENAMDEALMRGSISIVQPTDHGLDASRSAGELARQHAAGVLIVPLVDPSRDTRAVFLAILDSESRVDPLRQFFNAASESLGAVVNALDQRRSTDFVRRGGRAIRSRGGVIALTLMVAVIAAMFVPLRHRETCDVRVEPRFKRFVAAPFDATLKDCFVAPGDLVRQGDLLATLDGRELSWQRDALQADHDQAIKKRDAAQASRAYADQRIAQLEIDGLRSELQLLDLRLSELELRSPVDGMVVSGDLKRVQGAPLTTGQSLFEIAPLEEMIVEAAVNDDQIAYVRRDQSAQLRLNAYPNRIWDTTIGIVHPRSEIRDEENVFIAECRLSNTEQLLRPGMKGSLKIGCGRRALGWILFHRPIESLSQWFWW; encoded by the coding sequence GTGTCGACCGAGATTCCCAACGGCGGATCATGCCCCACGGCCCCGATCCTGGTCGGCGCCGTCACACGCCAGACCGCCCCGCAACCTGCGGTCGCGGTCGGCGACGTCAACACGCACCGCGACGCGGTCGATCCGCCGGTCGCTTCACCCTTTCATTCTGCGAACACGCTCCAGGATGCACACCTGGTGCTGCTCGAATGCCTGGACAAACTCTCCGGCATCCTTGCGGCGGTGCACTTTGCCCCGAACGCACCCGACGAATCGACGCGGCTGCAACCTTTGCGGGTCGATCCGAGCGACCGGACGGCCCAATCGCAACGGACGCAATTGACATCGGTCTGTCAGCAATCCGCCCAGAGCGGCCAAATTCATTCCCGCCGCCAACTCGATCCCGAACGAGTGATCCTTGCCGTTCCGATGGCAAGTGGACGGCAACCGTCCGAAGCGTTGGGATTGATCGCCGCGTTGCCAGCGGACTTGCACGGCTTCACCCGATCGGTCGAAACCCTGGCCCGACAGTTCGCCCTGTGGACGCTTCAGCATCGTCTGGATCAACAGTCCGCCGTCGCGTCGGATGCCGCCGCCACGGTCGAGCTGCTCACCCGAGCCCTGGATTCAAAAAACCGTAACGAAGCCTGCCAGGTGATCGTCACCGAACTGGCCGATCACTGGAAACTCCGCCGCGCGGCGATCGGCGTCGCGCGCTCCGCCGCGGGCAGTTGCCGATTGGTCGCGCTCAGCGATTCGACGCGGATCGATACGACCACCGCCCAGACACGGGCCATCGAGAACGCCATGGACGAAGCGTTGATGCGGGGGTCCATCTCGATCGTCCAGCCGACCGATCACGGACTCGATGCGTCACGCAGCGCCGGCGAACTGGCGCGCCAACATGCCGCCGGCGTGCTGATCGTTCCGCTCGTCGATCCATCCCGAGACACGCGCGCCGTGTTTCTGGCGATCCTGGATTCGGAGTCACGTGTCGATCCGCTGCGACAGTTCTTCAACGCCGCCAGCGAATCGCTCGGCGCGGTCGTGAATGCACTCGATCAACGTCGTTCCACTGATTTTGTTCGTCGCGGCGGCCGCGCGATCCGATCGCGCGGCGGCGTGATTGCGTTGACGCTCATGGTCGCGGTGATCGCCGCCATGTTCGTTCCGCTACGTCATCGTGAAACCTGTGACGTGCGCGTCGAACCCCGCTTCAAACGTTTCGTGGCCGCCCCCTTCGACGCGACGCTCAAGGACTGTTTCGTCGCGCCCGGCGACCTTGTCCGACAGGGCGATCTGTTGGCGACGCTGGACGGCCGGGAATTGAGCTGGCAACGAGACGCCCTGCAGGCCGATCATGACCAGGCGATCAAAAAACGCGACGCCGCCCAGGCCTCACGCGCCTACGCCGATCAGCGGATCGCCCAGTTGGAAATCGACGGGCTTCGATCAGAGCTTCAATTGCTGGATCTCCGACTCAGCGAACTCGAACTCCGCAGCCCTGTCGATGGGATGGTCGTCAGCGGTGATTTAAAACGCGTCCAAGGCGCCCCACTGACCACCGGGCAGTCGCTCTTTGAAATCGCGCCGCTGGAGGAAATGATCGTCGAGGCGGCGGTCAATGACGATCAGATCGCGTATGTCCGCAGGGACCAGTCCGCTCAATTGCGACTGAACGCTTATCCCAATCGCATCTGGGACACCACGATCGGAATCGTTCATCCACGCAGTGAAATTCGTGACGAAGAGAACGTGTTCATCGCCGAATGCAGGCTTTCCAACACCGAACAATTGTTGCGTCCCGGAATGAAAGGCTCGCTGAAGATCGGATGTGGTCGTCGCGCACTCGGCTGGATCCTGTTTCACCGACCCATCGAATCCCTCTCACAATGGTTCTGGTGGTGA